In one window of Paenarthrobacter nicotinovorans DNA:
- a CDS encoding ABC transporter ATP-binding protein encodes MPSSSALQSCPPGRNKQAPWKVSRIFTFALFANGRWKLLLGGCAGLALHQVSEALVPATIGAAVDNAIQPNDVAALLGWLGALAVVFVVLALSWRLGTLATERSFNYGSHDLRQLVVERNLHPRGMASRRAPGEIVAIASSDADRVAGLSWLISGGLAAVAGLVTSAVTLLLISVPLGLAVLLATPVMLLVMHHLTQPLENRSDAEQSTAARAGALATDFITGSRPLKGLGAEDAAITRYRSASRVSLASALKAIRAKSAYTGAGTALSAAFLAGIAFFAAWFALQGTISVGQLVAVVGVAQFVQGPMTWLGFLSVELAQKRASAARIAAVLEEPAAVPAPEQPGSREPKERTTPDARSAATSAPLLEIHSGAADSTLPAFTASAGEIVGIVLPDSTQARQLVDTLGVRVPTPPGLISIDGQDAAGLDPGHIRSQVFADNHDGVLFRGSVRENVAAPTALLEERAMAAAAVGDFVSGLPDGTETVLTGHGQSLSGGQRQRLVLGRSLHQPQPVLVLHDPTTAVDTATEAVIADGLRNFPDKALVLVTTSPTLLAACHRVVMAGAGGPAETGTHRELLATSAGYREVVGS; translated from the coding sequence ATGCCTTCCAGTTCCGCTCTTCAGTCCTGCCCGCCCGGGCGCAACAAGCAAGCACCGTGGAAGGTATCCCGGATCTTCACGTTCGCCCTGTTTGCGAACGGCCGATGGAAGTTGCTGCTGGGAGGCTGTGCCGGGCTCGCGCTGCACCAGGTCAGCGAGGCTTTGGTGCCGGCCACCATCGGCGCGGCGGTGGACAACGCCATCCAACCGAACGACGTCGCCGCTCTCCTTGGGTGGCTGGGCGCCCTGGCCGTGGTCTTCGTGGTCCTGGCGCTCTCGTGGCGGCTCGGGACGCTGGCCACTGAGCGCTCCTTCAACTACGGCTCCCACGACCTCCGCCAACTCGTCGTGGAACGAAACCTTCACCCCCGCGGCATGGCCAGCCGGCGAGCGCCCGGCGAAATCGTCGCCATCGCGTCCTCCGACGCCGACAGGGTTGCAGGACTTTCCTGGCTGATCAGCGGCGGCCTGGCTGCCGTGGCCGGGCTGGTAACCTCCGCCGTCACGTTGCTGCTGATCTCCGTGCCCTTGGGGCTTGCCGTCCTCCTGGCGACCCCGGTGATGCTGCTCGTCATGCATCACCTCACCCAACCGCTGGAAAACCGCAGCGACGCTGAACAGTCCACGGCCGCGCGGGCAGGAGCCCTGGCGACGGACTTCATTACCGGTTCCCGCCCCTTGAAGGGCCTCGGCGCCGAGGACGCAGCCATCACCCGGTACCGCTCCGCGAGCCGGGTCTCGTTGGCTTCGGCGCTGAAAGCCATCCGCGCCAAGTCCGCCTACACAGGCGCCGGCACCGCCCTCTCTGCGGCGTTCCTGGCCGGCATCGCCTTCTTCGCGGCCTGGTTTGCCCTCCAAGGGACAATCTCCGTGGGTCAATTGGTGGCGGTTGTTGGCGTGGCCCAATTCGTCCAGGGACCCATGACCTGGCTCGGGTTCCTGAGTGTGGAACTGGCTCAAAAGCGTGCCTCCGCGGCGCGGATCGCGGCCGTATTGGAGGAACCGGCCGCAGTGCCGGCCCCCGAACAGCCCGGCTCACGTGAGCCGAAAGAGCGCACGACGCCGGACGCCCGGTCCGCGGCGACCAGCGCCCCGCTGCTCGAAATCCACAGCGGCGCAGCAGACAGCACCTTGCCCGCCTTCACGGCGTCAGCCGGAGAAATCGTGGGGATCGTCCTCCCCGACAGCACGCAGGCGAGGCAGTTGGTGGACACCCTTGGCGTCCGCGTACCCACCCCGCCTGGCCTCATCTCCATTGATGGCCAGGATGCCGCAGGGCTCGACCCCGGCCACATCCGCTCGCAGGTCTTTGCCGACAACCACGATGGTGTCCTGTTCCGGGGCAGTGTCCGCGAAAACGTCGCGGCACCCACCGCCCTGCTGGAGGAACGCGCCATGGCCGCTGCCGCCGTCGGGGACTTTGTGTCCGGGCTGCCCGACGGCACCGAAACCGTCCTGACCGGTCATGGCCAGAGCCTCTCCGGCGGCCAGCGGCAACGGCTGGTACTGGGGCGCTCACTGCACCAGCCGCAACCGGTACTGGTCCTCCACGACCCCACCACCGCCGTCGATACCGCCACGGAAGCCGTGATCGCCGACGGCTTGCGGAACTTCCCCGACAAGGCGCTGGTCCTGGTAACAACCAGTCCCACGCTGCTGGCGGCGTGCCACCGCGTAGTCATGGCGGGTGCGGGCGGTCCGGCGGAAACAGGCACCCACCGCGAGCTTCTTGCCACCTCCGCCGGCTACCGCGAAGTGGTGGGTTCATGA
- a CDS encoding helix-turn-helix domain-containing protein — MTRQAISQSGHTPPVEAGGSLSTPHVRGVHTGYFECATPATWTEHVHETHELLWGARGVLTVEADDGFFAVPSTLGLWIPAGVAHAVKSTQGTGFYCSHIDAQVAPALAHRTVAVTVPAAAQELLRHMSTFDMDDSIRRRSEHVVVGLLEVVDSRPMLLPMPTDPRLELMARALLDDPALDRSLEEWSVVVAVSVRNLSRLFHKETGMTFAQWRIHARVRVALGLLAAGYPVSSVSRRVGYNNPSAFVQVFRKVMGHTPGWYVASLKAGNHQPLAGSE; from the coding sequence ATGACCCGCCAAGCTATATCGCAATCCGGACATACGCCGCCGGTGGAAGCAGGCGGCAGCCTTTCCACGCCGCATGTCCGTGGTGTCCATACGGGATACTTCGAGTGCGCGACGCCGGCTACCTGGACTGAACACGTCCATGAAACCCATGAACTGCTTTGGGGCGCCCGTGGTGTGCTCACGGTGGAAGCCGACGACGGGTTCTTCGCGGTCCCTTCGACGCTGGGCCTATGGATCCCGGCGGGCGTGGCGCACGCGGTGAAATCGACCCAGGGTACGGGCTTTTACTGCTCGCACATTGATGCGCAGGTGGCTCCCGCGCTGGCACATCGAACCGTGGCTGTCACGGTGCCCGCGGCCGCGCAGGAGTTGCTGCGCCACATGAGCACCTTTGACATGGACGATTCCATCCGGCGGAGATCCGAGCATGTTGTGGTGGGGCTGCTCGAGGTCGTTGATTCCCGGCCGATGCTGCTGCCCATGCCCACCGATCCGCGGCTGGAACTGATGGCCAGGGCGCTTCTTGATGATCCGGCCCTGGATCGTTCGTTGGAGGAGTGGAGCGTTGTGGTTGCCGTCAGCGTGCGTAACTTGTCCCGGCTGTTCCATAAGGAAACCGGGATGACCTTTGCCCAGTGGCGGATCCACGCCCGGGTGCGCGTGGCGTTGGGTTTGCTGGCGGCCGGCTACCCGGTGTCGTCGGTCAGCAGGCGTGTGGGTTACAACAATCCGAGCGCGTTCGTGCAGGTGTTCCGAAAGGTGATGGGGCACACTCCTGGCTGGTACGTGGCGTCGCTGAAGGCCGGAAATCATCAGCCTTTGGCCGGTTCCGAATAG
- a CDS encoding ABC transporter substrate-binding protein: MSAAVAALASAALLLSGCATTDANASASSETRTVQSEVKEVVMPAEPRKALGMYTTDLDMLITLGIPLASQQPIRDSGYKGFPYFFDQKALEGITPFTNYPEFNFEAILKAQPDVILNGLGYDKELDGKLSDIAPTYTFNGFDGSDWRTKFKTVAEAFGKTAQYQAWMDKYQAKVDDVKKRLAAAGKDNLVVGPVDYYEDQVSVSCYGTPCLVIKDLGLKISPLADGEGSKLSAEQLEQLKGIDVAITTEVPEKDGANPDAFAPLAGNKLWTSLPFVANKEIHTYDLEMIYGSPSGQYALLEKIEKALLP; the protein is encoded by the coding sequence ATGTCTGCCGCCGTTGCGGCGCTGGCATCCGCAGCTTTGCTCCTGAGCGGTTGCGCCACCACCGATGCCAACGCCAGCGCGTCATCGGAGACCCGGACGGTCCAAAGCGAGGTCAAAGAAGTCGTCATGCCCGCCGAGCCCAGGAAGGCGCTGGGCATGTACACCACAGACTTGGACATGCTGATCACCCTCGGCATTCCGCTCGCCAGCCAGCAGCCCATCCGGGACAGCGGCTACAAGGGCTTCCCGTACTTCTTCGACCAGAAAGCGTTGGAGGGCATCACGCCGTTCACCAACTACCCGGAGTTCAATTTCGAGGCCATCCTCAAAGCCCAGCCCGACGTTATCCTGAACGGCCTGGGTTACGACAAGGAACTGGACGGGAAGCTCTCCGACATCGCGCCGACCTATACCTTCAACGGTTTCGACGGCAGCGACTGGCGCACCAAGTTCAAGACCGTAGCCGAAGCCTTCGGCAAGACGGCTCAGTACCAGGCTTGGATGGACAAGTACCAGGCCAAGGTTGACGACGTGAAAAAGCGTCTCGCTGCGGCCGGCAAGGACAACCTGGTGGTCGGCCCCGTGGACTACTACGAGGACCAGGTCTCCGTCAGCTGCTACGGAACGCCCTGCCTGGTGATCAAGGACCTGGGCCTGAAGATCTCACCCCTGGCTGATGGCGAGGGCAGCAAGTTGAGCGCCGAGCAACTGGAGCAGCTCAAGGGAATCGATGTCGCCATCACCACCGAGGTTCCCGAAAAGGACGGTGCCAACCCGGACGCTTTCGCTCCGCTTGCCGGAAACAAGCTCTGGACCTCGCTGCCGTTCGTGGCCAACAAAGAGATCCATACGTACGACCTCGAAATGATTTACGGCTCACCCAGTGGCCAGTATGCGCTGCTTGAGAAGATCGAAAAGGCCCTCCTGCCATGA
- a CDS encoding siderophore-interacting protein: MMRIYRAEVVGTRFLTPGMIRITFGGPALAGFDTTGIGDEYLRVFLPKPGAREARLPISTGDSWDWEPGVEPSAMRTYTVRSVDTATGTVDIDFVVHDGGLAASWAQRAQVGDVVGLNSPTGLYEPPAGLQWQILLADATGLPAVARLVEQTPPGVRTRVLIEVEHATHQQEITLGAGTELAWIHGGNGHSQSRLEEVLRSMELPGGVGYIWVAGETKVLRGIRKYLRHEKKLTPESYKLIGYWTDKSEAWEQRWENLDAETRRWFDELWSNGNRDHEEIADLQDARFELLGL, translated from the coding sequence ATGATGCGGATCTACCGCGCCGAGGTAGTCGGAACCCGCTTTCTCACGCCCGGAATGATCCGGATTACCTTCGGCGGACCCGCCCTTGCCGGCTTTGACACCACAGGAATCGGCGACGAATACCTCCGCGTCTTCCTGCCCAAGCCGGGTGCCCGGGAAGCGCGGCTTCCCATCTCCACCGGCGACTCCTGGGACTGGGAGCCCGGCGTCGAGCCGTCCGCCATGCGGACCTACACAGTCCGGTCAGTGGATACTGCCACCGGCACCGTCGACATTGATTTTGTAGTTCACGACGGCGGACTGGCAGCTTCCTGGGCGCAGCGCGCCCAGGTGGGGGACGTCGTCGGACTCAACTCTCCGACCGGTCTGTACGAACCGCCGGCGGGGCTGCAGTGGCAGATCCTGCTGGCAGACGCCACCGGACTTCCGGCCGTGGCCCGGCTTGTGGAGCAGACGCCGCCAGGCGTTCGAACGCGGGTGCTGATCGAGGTTGAGCACGCCACGCACCAGCAGGAGATCACCCTCGGCGCCGGGACCGAACTCGCTTGGATCCACGGCGGGAACGGCCACAGCCAATCCCGCCTGGAGGAGGTCCTGCGGTCGATGGAACTGCCCGGCGGTGTCGGCTACATCTGGGTGGCCGGCGAGACCAAGGTGCTGCGGGGGATCCGCAAGTATCTTCGGCACGAGAAGAAGCTCACGCCCGAGTCCTACAAGCTGATCGGCTACTGGACGGACAAGAGCGAGGCTTGGGAACAGCGCTGGGAAAACCTCGACGCCGAAACCCGCCGCTGGTTCGACGAGCTCTGGTCCAACGGGAATCGTGACCACGAGGAAATCGCGGACCTGCAGGACGCCAGGTTCGAATTGCTGGGGCTCTAA
- a CDS encoding Fe(3+)-siderophore ABC transporter permease, with translation MELRSAPAETAPVSAGTLRPAALAAVNRHRLLGLLSAVGALALVLWLSLVVGSKDVDPGSLWPAITAYDGSPEHVIIHDLRLPRTVTGVLVGVALGLSGALIQALTRNPLADPGILGVNAGAGFFVVLGVALFGVTSIQQYIWFSFLGAVVATVAVYFIGSRGRGGTTPLRLTLAGVALGAVLGGISSGITLLRPAVFDSMRSWSAGTLSNRTWEVLASVAPFILLGTLIALCMARPLNAVAMGDDTARSLGANIVRTRIWTIIAVTLLCGAATAAAGPIGFVGLMVPHVARWIVGPDQRWILAYTLVLSPVLLLVSDILGRLVLRPGEMQVGIITAFVGAPVLIWLIRRRKVSTL, from the coding sequence ATGGAGTTGCGATCAGCCCCCGCTGAAACCGCGCCGGTTTCAGCGGGCACGTTGCGGCCGGCGGCCTTGGCGGCTGTGAACAGGCATAGGCTCCTGGGGCTGCTTTCCGCAGTCGGTGCACTGGCGCTGGTCCTGTGGCTGAGCCTTGTGGTGGGATCCAAAGACGTGGACCCGGGGAGTCTATGGCCCGCCATCACCGCGTACGACGGCTCGCCGGAACACGTGATCATCCACGACCTTCGCCTGCCCCGGACGGTCACCGGCGTGCTGGTGGGCGTAGCCCTGGGCCTGTCCGGCGCGCTGATCCAGGCCCTGACGCGCAACCCGTTGGCGGACCCCGGCATCCTGGGCGTCAACGCCGGCGCCGGCTTCTTCGTGGTCCTCGGGGTGGCGCTCTTCGGCGTCACCAGCATCCAGCAGTACATCTGGTTCTCCTTCCTTGGCGCGGTCGTTGCCACGGTGGCCGTGTACTTCATCGGTTCGCGGGGAAGGGGTGGGACCACTCCGCTCCGCCTCACCCTTGCCGGGGTTGCCCTGGGCGCGGTCCTCGGCGGCATTTCGTCCGGCATCACGCTCCTGCGTCCGGCCGTGTTCGACAGTATGCGCAGTTGGAGTGCAGGAACGTTGAGCAATCGCACGTGGGAAGTATTGGCTTCCGTGGCGCCGTTCATCCTGCTGGGAACGCTGATAGCGCTGTGCATGGCCCGTCCCCTCAACGCTGTGGCCATGGGCGATGACACCGCCAGATCCCTCGGTGCCAACATCGTGCGCACCCGGATCTGGACCATCATCGCGGTCACGCTGCTCTGCGGAGCCGCCACCGCTGCCGCCGGACCTATCGGCTTCGTGGGGCTCATGGTGCCACACGTCGCCCGCTGGATCGTTGGTCCGGACCAACGCTGGATCCTGGCCTACACTTTGGTGCTCTCGCCTGTGCTGCTGCTGGTGTCCGACATTCTTGGCAGGCTGGTCCTCCGGCCCGGCGAAATGCAGGTGGGAATCATTACTGCTTTTGTGGGCGCTCCCGTCCTCATCTGGCTCATCCGGCGCCGGAAAGTGAGCACCCTGTGA
- the fepG gene encoding iron-enterobactin ABC transporter permease yields MTSLDQALPLEKATSVDFGRRTIAIRRFGGRVSLRLDVRTLVVTAVLFTAALALAVVALGLGEFSVAVPDVVSALLGQSSGAVHMVVVEWRLPRVLLALLLGAAMGVSGAIFQSLTRNALGSPDVIGFNTGAYTGALVVILLMGGGYFAVSAGALVGGLVTAALVYVFAYKKGIQGFRLIIAGIAVSAMLASVNTWLILKASLEQAMSAAVWGAGSLNKITWDQVLPVMIVFGVLLVVLSFYGRRLGLLEMGDDAARALGVRLEGSRLVLAVVGVALTAMVTAAAGPIAFVSLAAPQLARRLTRSASVGLVPSAVMGAFLLVASDIAAQNLFAPTQLPVGVVTVSIGGCYLVWLLAREVKRQ; encoded by the coding sequence GTGACATCCCTTGACCAGGCGCTTCCCCTTGAGAAGGCGACGTCCGTCGACTTCGGCCGGCGGACCATCGCCATCCGCCGCTTTGGCGGACGCGTCTCACTTCGCCTCGACGTCCGGACGTTGGTTGTCACCGCCGTCCTGTTTACCGCCGCCCTGGCGCTCGCCGTCGTCGCCCTTGGCCTGGGTGAGTTCAGCGTTGCGGTACCGGACGTTGTTTCGGCGCTGCTGGGCCAATCCAGCGGCGCCGTGCACATGGTGGTGGTGGAGTGGAGATTGCCCCGTGTCCTCCTGGCCCTGTTATTGGGGGCGGCCATGGGGGTCAGCGGGGCAATCTTCCAGTCGCTGACCCGCAACGCGCTGGGAAGCCCCGATGTGATCGGCTTCAACACGGGCGCCTATACGGGCGCGCTGGTGGTCATCCTGCTGATGGGTGGCGGCTACTTTGCGGTGTCGGCCGGTGCTCTGGTGGGTGGTCTGGTGACTGCCGCGCTGGTGTACGTGTTCGCTTACAAGAAGGGCATCCAGGGGTTCCGACTCATCATCGCGGGCATCGCTGTGAGCGCCATGTTGGCCTCGGTAAATACCTGGCTCATTCTCAAAGCCTCGCTGGAGCAGGCAATGTCGGCAGCCGTCTGGGGTGCAGGTTCCTTGAACAAGATCACCTGGGACCAGGTGTTGCCGGTGATGATCGTGTTCGGGGTGCTGCTGGTGGTGCTGTCTTTCTACGGCAGGCGGCTGGGCCTGTTGGAAATGGGCGACGACGCCGCCCGCGCCTTGGGTGTTCGGCTGGAAGGCTCGCGGCTGGTTCTGGCGGTGGTGGGCGTGGCTTTGACAGCGATGGTCACCGCCGCCGCGGGGCCAATCGCCTTTGTATCGCTGGCAGCGCCGCAACTCGCGCGCCGTCTCACCCGCTCGGCCTCTGTGGGCCTGGTCCCGTCGGCTGTCATGGGCGCTTTCCTGTTGGTGGCCAGCGACATCGCGGCGCAGAACCTTTTTGCGCCCACGCAATTGCCGGTAGGTGTGGTGACTGTCAGCATCGGCGGCTGTTACCTCGTGTGGCTCCTTGCCCGTGAGGTGAAGCGGCAATGA
- a CDS encoding ABC transporter ATP-binding protein, producing MSEELKESVVTDVLVDPVSGFAPGARPFASRLSAESVSLGYAGRTVSEALDVRIPDGGFTVIVGPNACGKSTLLRALSRLLEPTSGSVLLDGKSISSYGAKEVARRLGLLPQTSIAPDGITVADLVARGRYPHQKLLRQWSEADEAAVVQALEATNVEGLSGRLVDELSGGQRQRVWVAMVLAQQTPLLLLDEPTTFLDIAHQIELLELFRRLNGEGNTLVAVLHDLNHACRYATHLIAMKDGAVVAEGRPADVVTAELVEHVFGLPCLVIDDPVSHTPLVIPLGS from the coding sequence ATGAGCGAAGAATTGAAGGAGTCTGTTGTGACTGATGTGTTGGTTGATCCCGTTTCTGGTTTTGCGCCGGGTGCCCGCCCCTTCGCTTCGCGCCTCAGCGCCGAGAGTGTGAGTCTCGGCTACGCGGGACGCACGGTGTCCGAGGCGCTTGACGTGCGGATTCCGGACGGCGGGTTCACGGTGATCGTGGGCCCGAATGCCTGCGGTAAGTCGACGTTGCTGCGGGCGTTGTCCCGGCTGCTGGAGCCGACGTCCGGGTCGGTGCTTTTGGATGGCAAGAGCATCTCCTCCTATGGGGCCAAGGAAGTCGCGCGCCGCCTCGGTTTGTTGCCGCAGACCTCCATTGCGCCCGATGGAATCACCGTGGCTGACCTCGTAGCCCGTGGCCGGTACCCGCACCAGAAGTTGTTACGTCAGTGGTCTGAGGCTGACGAGGCCGCGGTGGTTCAGGCGTTGGAAGCGACGAATGTTGAAGGACTGTCCGGGCGTTTGGTGGACGAACTCTCCGGCGGGCAGCGGCAACGCGTGTGGGTGGCCATGGTGTTGGCGCAGCAAACCCCGTTGCTCCTGCTGGATGAACCCACCACGTTCCTGGACATCGCGCACCAGATCGAGCTCCTGGAACTGTTCCGGCGGTTGAACGGGGAAGGCAACACCCTGGTAGCTGTCCTTCACGACCTCAATCACGCCTGCCGCTACGCAACCCACCTCATCGCCATGAAGGACGGCGCGGTGGTTGCCGAGGGCCGGCCCGCCGATGTAGTGACAGCCGAGCTGGTGGAGCACGTTTTCGGCCTGCCGTGCCTCGTGATCGACGACCCCGTGAGCCACACTCCGCTGGTGATCCCGCTTGGGTCCTGA
- a CDS encoding IS30 family transposase, with amino-acid sequence MVKKLPWSVRACAYEHLLAGEDTGRSAAAAGVSRQAVSQWAKLAGMELISGPGGGVRLPMASEVLSRDKERRYRRLTLEDRAYIKACLGLPEPRSMRQIAKELGVHPSTVSREIRRHSIEHWARRYYDAGVAQHRALVRRRRNRPVKLSAGTAVWKEVVARLNQRFSPQQSAADLKKTFPEQPEMHVSHESIYQALYVQGRGALRHELAVEKALRSGRTGRKPQSKLPARNVRPWLEGARLSDRPAEVQDRAVPGHWEGDLVVGPGNSGIVTLVERSSRFTLLGRLPGARDSATVIEVMQKMIHTLPQAILKTITWDQGTEMAQHAKFTVATGCQLFFCDPHSPWQRGTNENTNGLVRDIHPKGTNFNQVSDEELAHTQHLLNIRPRQTLQWDTPTERLTKLIDGVALAS; translated from the coding sequence ATGGTCAAGAAGTTGCCGTGGTCGGTTCGTGCGTGTGCGTATGAGCACTTGCTGGCGGGTGAGGACACGGGACGAAGTGCTGCCGCGGCTGGGGTGTCCCGGCAAGCGGTGTCGCAATGGGCGAAACTAGCGGGCATGGAACTTATCTCCGGCCCTGGTGGTGGCGTGCGTCTTCCGATGGCTTCGGAGGTGCTTTCGCGGGATAAGGAGCGAAGGTACCGGCGGCTGACTTTGGAGGACCGGGCTTATATCAAGGCCTGTCTGGGCTTGCCGGAGCCGCGTTCCATGCGACAGATCGCCAAGGAGTTGGGCGTGCATCCATCAACGGTGTCCCGGGAGATCCGCCGACACAGTATCGAGCATTGGGCCCGGCGCTATTACGACGCCGGGGTTGCCCAACACCGGGCACTGGTCCGCCGTAGACGGAACCGGCCCGTGAAGCTCTCTGCGGGAACGGCGGTGTGGAAGGAGGTCGTGGCACGCTTGAACCAGCGTTTCTCACCTCAACAGAGCGCTGCGGACCTGAAGAAGACGTTCCCCGAGCAGCCGGAGATGCACGTGTCCCACGAGTCAATTTACCAAGCCCTTTACGTGCAGGGCCGGGGTGCCTTGCGGCATGAACTTGCCGTGGAGAAGGCCCTACGTTCGGGCCGGACCGGTCGTAAGCCCCAATCAAAGCTGCCTGCCAGGAACGTAAGGCCCTGGCTTGAAGGGGCCCGGCTGAGCGACCGGCCCGCCGAAGTCCAGGACCGGGCCGTGCCCGGCCATTGGGAAGGTGATTTGGTCGTGGGTCCCGGTAACTCCGGGATCGTCACCTTGGTCGAGCGCTCCTCACGGTTCACTTTGCTGGGCCGGCTGCCGGGAGCCAGGGACAGCGCGACGGTCATCGAGGTCATGCAGAAAATGATCCACACCCTGCCCCAGGCGATCCTTAAAACGATCACCTGGGACCAAGGCACGGAAATGGCTCAACACGCCAAGTTCACAGTAGCGACCGGCTGCCAGCTGTTCTTCTGTGACCCGCACTCACCCTGGCAACGCGGCACGAACGAGAACACCAACGGACTGGTCCGCGATATCCACCCCAAAGGCACGAACTTCAACCAGGTCAGCGACGAAGAACTCGCCCACACCCAGCACCTGCTCAACATCCGACCGCGTCAAACACTCCAATGGGACACCCCAACTGAAAGACTGACCAAACTAATCGATGGTGTTGCACTAGCAAGCTGA
- a CDS encoding LysR family transcriptional regulator, with amino-acid sequence MKPNPDDLLIFLAVSRSGKFTTAAQALGLNHTTVSRRIAALEKALGGRVLARAAGGWEVTELGAEAVLVAERIEAAVGALGPSDRAPDPITGVVRMTATDGFSAYIAAPAVARLRSSHPGLSVEIVTVTRRALQQRSGLDIEVVVGTPQVHRAEAIRLGEYRLGMYASRAYLKDNGTPSSIEELTQHQLVYFVDSMLQVDDLDAPRRLVPTMRDGLSSTNVFVHVEATRAGAGVGFLPCFMADRHADLVRLLPSDFAELLPYWMVLRPDSMRRPAVAAVVQALREETESRREELLGAG; translated from the coding sequence ATGAAGCCGAACCCCGACGACCTCCTCATCTTCCTTGCCGTCTCACGTTCAGGAAAGTTCACGACGGCGGCACAAGCCTTGGGGCTGAACCACACCACCGTTTCGCGCAGGATAGCGGCGCTGGAGAAAGCGTTGGGCGGCAGGGTCCTGGCGCGTGCGGCCGGTGGTTGGGAGGTGACGGAGTTGGGCGCCGAAGCGGTTCTGGTGGCGGAGCGGATCGAAGCTGCGGTGGGTGCGCTGGGACCCAGCGACCGCGCACCCGACCCCATTACCGGCGTCGTACGCATGACCGCGACTGACGGCTTCAGCGCCTATATCGCGGCACCAGCGGTGGCCCGTCTGCGGAGCTCGCACCCTGGTCTCAGCGTGGAGATTGTGACGGTGACGCGTCGGGCGTTGCAGCAGCGCTCGGGCCTGGACATCGAGGTGGTGGTCGGGACGCCGCAAGTGCACCGGGCTGAAGCGATCAGGCTTGGCGAGTACCGGCTGGGAATGTACGCCTCCCGTGCCTATCTGAAAGACAACGGGACGCCTTCCAGCATTGAGGAACTGACGCAGCACCAGCTGGTGTACTTCGTGGACTCAATGCTCCAGGTGGATGATCTGGACGCTCCCCGGCGGCTGGTTCCCACCATGCGCGACGGGCTGAGTTCAACGAACGTCTTTGTCCACGTCGAAGCAACCAGGGCCGGCGCCGGGGTGGGGTTCCTGCCGTGCTTCATGGCTGACCGGCACGCGGATCTGGTCAGGTTGCTGCCATCGGACTTCGCGGAACTGCTCCCCTACTGGATGGTCCTCCGCCCGGACTCCATGCGCCGCCCCGCGGTAGCCGCCGTCGTGCAGGCTTTGCGGGAGGAGACGGAGAGCCGGCGGGAGGAGCTGCTGGGGGCGGGATGA